The region CAAAAGAAGTGGACTTTTGGGCTCGATGATTATTGCTAAAAGCCACGCTTCATCTGAAACTTTGAAAGTTTAACAGCATTCAGAGCATCAACAAAGGATAAGTACAGTGATTagctaaaatattataaattaatgGTTAGCTAAAATTTGCTGAACCTGTAAGTTGTTGTGCTCCAATGGTGTTAGTTATAATAGTTAGCTATATTTTAAAAGGGTTTTATATCAAATTATCCACGGAAGTCATTAAAATGTATCAAGTACCTCCCTAATCTCATTTAAATCACTAAAATACTAGTATATATCACTCCGTTagtttttttaaatttttttatcgCAAAACGTTAACTTTAAAATTTTGTATTCGTATATTTTTGTTAAACTGTCAGACACATGCAATTGAGATAAACAACGAGAGTCCTAATTGATTCATCTCTCACTTGAATTTTACTCAAATTAATACTCCAATTGCAGTCCACTCAGCTTTTATTTTACTCGTGAAGATAACCATTATTTTAGGACCAATTAAACAGATATACAGATGAGAGAGACACTCAAGTTTGCTGATAAACCATAATAATCAAAAAAATACACGGCAAACACAACACTTCtgttaaaaaaatttaaaaaactaACAGAGTGATATATACTAATATTTTAGTGGTTTAAATGAGTCGTCGTGGAAATTGAGTAACTACTTGATATATTTTAACGAGTTCGGTGGGCAATTTGATATAAAACCCTATTTCAATAACagtattttaatattattttcaaattCAAACGGTTATATTTCAACTGCTATATCAAGACAGTTTCTTTTCATGAGCATGATAATGGTACATTGAATCCAATATACTGATTAAATAGGATTGTGCAACTTATATACAAAATCAAACTTGTGACTTATGAAATAATGAGTTATAATAATGAATAGCTATTTTTAACCATTATATTTTAAACATGTATTTAATGAATTAATTATTagttaaatattaaaatatatattttgtattatatttAAATTCAATTCGAGGTAGTGAcatgaaaaatattaaaatatatattttatattatatctAAATTCAATCTGAGATAGTGATATGATTTTATTTGTTTTTATGAAATTTTCATTTTGTagtttattaaaataattttaataaataacttttctaaataaaataaaaataaagtgaTAGTGTGTAGAGATAAATTAAGGAAATAGCTGAAGGGAAATGTACAAACGACGTGGACATTAGAAATAGACATATAGAAAACCTGTTTAGAGGATGGGATGACAATCAACAGATATAGCAGATGAGTTTGAGATTTGTATAATTATATTTAACAGTTATAAACCGTTGGAGCGCTGTATTTGTTAAAGGATAGTTATAATTGCAACTATGACATGCCGGCGGGAGGTTTTAGCTAACATGAGACTCCCCTTGAAGATGCTCTTTAGAAACTACTCATGTATTAAGAACTCACCTTGTTAGCCTCAAAATTGACATGTATGGATGCCGTTGATTGTAATTACATTTTGCGACTATTTTAAGTCGATCAAACTTGTTTAAGTGAATTCAATTTCTGTAAACACTGATTTGAATTCATGCTATTTGTAAGCATTTTGTACTACTAATGATCACATTAAAGCACAACACAAGTAGCCATGAATCCTCCACAAGAGGTTGCAATGTTGTTGGGTAATGGACTAGTGGCCGCATGGCTACGCAGATTCATAAACAAAGGGCAGTTGGATTTTGTAAGAAAGTTTTTGTTGATGAATTTCTCCTTCCAATAGGGGGTGTAATCAAATCAATGAATCatcatttttcaaaaaaaaaaaaaatcaatcaaTCATCATCAAAGAAGACAAAGCATTGGATTTAAAAACTCAATTTAACCAGTTTTAAAGAGCATAACAAAAAACAAACCGTCTAATGAGATGTCATATACCATCAAACTGTCACAGTGTCATATTTCACTGTGATAAGCAACTCAACTCAAGTTACCCATTTTGCAATCAAAGCCCTGTAAACTGCTTCTAAATTTTACATCCCTAGTTAAGATCTCGGAGACAAAAGTTCATTGCATGTAATTTTGGGATAACCGAATAATCGGACAAAATTACGTGCACCTCGACTTATCATGCATGCATGGATATATCTCAAACTCAAAACATACGAAAAAGACTAAACTCTGAAACAAAATCTTTCATACTCCAATTTTAACCCCTCCTATCTGCTGCATTGTACGAGGAAGACCTCTTCAAAGCAGGAACTTCACCCTTGTTTGTTTCATCTACTAAACTCCCACTAAAATACTCTCTATCCTCCGTTACCTTCCCCTTCCCTCTCCCCAGATTCCCAAACACGCCCTTATTCTTCTTCCCCACACTATTCTCCCCTGCACCCTTCCCCACCAGATTACCATCTCCTCCACGTGGCAACCTATTCTTATACTGTGACGTCACCAGCGACAAACCCGGATGATCTTCGTAATTTTTAAACGAAATCGAGCCGCACGTTAACAACTGCATGAGGACCGTTGATGCTTTCACTCTTCCACTAGATTGATTATTAGCCGTCAGATCATCTCTCCCTCCACAACTTTTAATCATTTTACCCTCTCCTTTCATCAGATTTTCAAGCGTCTCCGTACTCGACTCAGACCCAGGAGGCGAGAACTCGTCACGACTCAACTCAGTGATCTCCCGTGTCGACTCAGCAGTCTCCCGAGTCAACTCGGTGGTCTCGTTTTTTGCTTTCCGACGGTTTCGTTTCTCATAGGTCTGAGTCGACGCGTTGGCGCCTTGACTCGATAACTCGCCGCTTGACTCGGCCTTATAAAGGACTTTGTATTCTTGAAGATCAATTGAGCTCCAAGATTGATTTCTCCGGCGAGTAA is a window of Apium graveolens cultivar Ventura chromosome 11, ASM990537v1, whole genome shotgun sequence DNA encoding:
- the LOC141697871 gene encoding protein SOSEKI 5-like: MELKTSNSRLARSTSNSVIEVLYRDTSTKSSVTTSPERNKVWTEPPSKHHSSKVPVVYYLSRNGQLEHPHFIEVPLSSSSTGLYLRDVINRLNNLRGKSMATMYSWSSKRSYKNGYVWNDLAENDFIYPTHGNEYILKGSELLQPSKPDESLNSTSKQLELTKSPDSDDSPVITRRRNQSWSSIDLQEYKVLYKAESSGELSSQGANASTQTYEKRNRRKAKNETTELTRETAESTREITELSRDEFSPPGSESSTETLENLMKGEGKMIKSCGGRDDLTANNQSSGRVKASTVLMQLLTCGSISFKNYEDHPGLSLVTSQYKNRLPRGGDGNLVGKGAGENSVGKKNKGVFGNLGRGKGKVTEDREYFSGSLVDETNKGEVPALKRSSSYNAADRRG